Genomic segment of Schistocerca nitens isolate TAMUIC-IGC-003100 chromosome 9, iqSchNite1.1, whole genome shotgun sequence:
CCACAGTAACtcagcgtatctaccaagttttgctgtgaTACTATAATTATAATCTACTCTGAACCTCCGTGATTGACTGCCCTTTAATTAAACTAATGGTTCTATGGGCTCTATCGTGTAAGGATCATGAGATCAAGAGAGAACAAGAAGCGAATATGGACATAAAATGACATTTCCCTCTCCATATGCGAATTTAATGGACTGCAAAGGGTAATTCAGATATGAAATTCCCTCCTACGTGGACTATAGAATGGCTTGCGGTGTATATGTGTACGAGGGGTGGTCGAAGTTTATAATAACGTCGAAAAAAATGACACCTTTTTTGTTTGTGGGTACATGTCTCATGGGTACATGTCTCATGGGTACATGTCTCATGGGTACATGTCTCATGGGTACATGTCTCATGGGTACATGTCTCATGGGTACATGTCTCATGGGTACATGTCTCATGGGTACATGTCTCATGGGTACATGTCTCATGGGTACATGTCTCATGGGTACATGTCTCATGGGTACATGTCTCATGGGTACATGTCTCATGGGTACATGTCTCATGGGTACATGTCTCATGGGTACATGTCTCATGGGTACATGTCTCATGGGTACATGTCTCATGGGTACATGTCTCATGGGTACATGTCTCATGGGTACATGTCTCATGGGTACATGTCTCATGGGTACATGTCTCATGGGTACATGTCTCATGGGTACAT
This window contains:
- the LOC126204096 gene encoding histidine-rich glycoprotein-like produces the protein MSHGYMSHGYMSHGYMSHGYMSHGYMSHGYMSHGYMSHGYMSHGYMSHGYMSHGYMSHGYMSHGYMSHGYMSHGYMSHGYMSHGYMSHGYMSHGYMSHGYMSHGYMSHGYMSHGYMSHGYMSHGYMSHGYMSHGYMSHGYMSHGQGYLGPILTPGPAGDRKWYF